In Streptomyces ambofaciens ATCC 23877, a single genomic region encodes these proteins:
- a CDS encoding beta-N-acetylhexosaminidase — MIAGTVVAALGVGVGLWATDGDGDGGSGDPAARSSGEAAAPATSPSPSRSYALSKEPSTIPAVREHTPARGPGWQAEKAHRVVVADPGLADEGRQTAAELGLTYAGEQDDQRAGDLLLDVRQDKGANPESYTMTVRDGRVTVTGPAEDGVYYGTRTLKQAVDGGGTAPEGVVKDEPAKPKRGFSLDIARKHYDADWIKDRIRELGDLKFNELGLHFSDDQAFRIESDSHPEIVSDDHLTKAEMKEIIDLAASRHITVVPEIDSPGHLGAVLAAHPDLQLRNVQGTPTRGAIDISKPEAAEIVDDLLNEYADLFPGSQFHLGADEYQALVVPDPEASYPTLAAAAREAYGSGGTVADLTTAWLNGRAETVRAHDRVPRAWNDGFFKDTSVEPLKDIKVAYWTGKEIGARPPTEYLSAGREVLNYNDEFLYYVLGEPQTFVYPTGERIYEQWTPRVLRGTTAVDAKYDDQILGGSFAVWGDIPSAQTQAQVAEGIRLPLAATVQKLWDPGAPELSWAEFKSLANRLD; from the coding sequence GTGATCGCCGGCACGGTGGTCGCCGCCCTCGGCGTGGGAGTGGGCCTGTGGGCCACCGACGGTGACGGGGACGGCGGGTCCGGGGACCCGGCGGCCCGGTCCTCCGGCGAGGCGGCCGCGCCCGCCACCTCACCCAGCCCCAGCCGCTCCTACGCGCTGTCGAAGGAGCCGAGCACCATCCCCGCGGTGCGCGAGCACACCCCGGCCCGCGGCCCCGGGTGGCAGGCGGAGAAGGCGCACCGCGTCGTCGTCGCCGACCCCGGCCTCGCCGACGAGGGGCGCCAGACGGCCGCCGAGCTGGGACTCACGTACGCCGGCGAGCAGGACGACCAGCGCGCCGGTGACCTGCTGCTGGACGTCCGGCAGGACAAGGGCGCGAACCCGGAGTCGTACACCATGACCGTGCGCGACGGCCGCGTCACCGTCACCGGGCCGGCCGAGGACGGCGTCTACTACGGCACCCGGACCCTGAAGCAGGCCGTGGACGGCGGTGGCACCGCGCCGGAGGGCGTGGTGAAGGACGAGCCGGCCAAGCCCAAGCGCGGGTTCTCGCTCGACATCGCCCGCAAGCACTACGACGCCGACTGGATCAAGGACCGGATACGCGAGCTCGGCGACCTGAAGTTCAACGAGCTGGGCCTGCACTTCTCCGACGACCAGGCCTTCCGCATCGAGTCCGACTCGCACCCCGAGATCGTCTCGGACGACCACCTGACCAAGGCGGAGATGAAGGAGATCATCGATCTCGCCGCCTCGCGCCACATCACCGTGGTCCCCGAGATCGACTCGCCCGGTCACCTGGGCGCCGTGCTCGCCGCCCATCCCGACCTCCAGCTGCGCAACGTGCAGGGCACCCCCACGCGCGGCGCGATCGACATCTCCAAGCCCGAGGCCGCCGAGATCGTCGACGACCTGCTGAACGAGTACGCCGACCTCTTCCCCGGCTCCCAGTTCCACCTCGGCGCCGACGAGTACCAGGCCCTCGTCGTGCCGGACCCCGAGGCGTCCTACCCGACGCTGGCCGCCGCCGCCCGCGAGGCCTACGGCTCCGGCGGCACCGTCGCCGACCTCACCACCGCCTGGCTCAACGGCCGGGCCGAGACGGTGCGGGCCCACGACCGCGTCCCCCGCGCGTGGAACGACGGCTTCTTCAAGGACACCTCCGTCGAGCCCCTGAAGGACATCAAGGTCGCCTACTGGACCGGCAAGGAGATCGGCGCCCGTCCGCCCACCGAGTACCTGAGCGCGGGCCGCGAGGTCCTCAACTACAACGACGAGTTCCTCTACTACGTGCTCGGTGAGCCGCAGACGTTCGTCTACCCGACCGGCGAGCGCATCTACGAGCAGTGGACCCCGCGCGTCCTGCGCGGCACCACGGCCGTCGACGCCAAGTACGACGACCAGATACTCGGCGGCAGCTTCGCGGTCTGGGGCGACATCCCGAGCGCCCAGACGCAGGCGCAGGTCGCCGAGGGCATCCGGCTGCCGCTGGCGGCGACGGTCCAGAAGCTGTGGGACCCGGGCGCGCCCGAGCTGTCCTGGGCGGAGTTCAAGTCGCTGGCGAACCGGCTCGACTGA
- a CDS encoding RNA polymerase sigma factor, protein MGQRGEARRVQAYDGELGAAVARAQEGDEAAFAVAYRIVQPGLLGYLRGLVGDDAEDVASDAWLEIARDLRRFRGDGAGFRGWTATIGRHRALDHLRRQKVRPRPTALEQDVLDLPGPHSTPDQALETLSTEAALALVSGLPRDQAEAVLLRVVVGLDGPSAARVLGKRPGAVRTATYRGLKRLARQLGADGVTDEAPRALGEST, encoded by the coding sequence TTGGGCCAGCGAGGGGAAGCCCGCCGCGTACAGGCGTACGACGGGGAACTGGGCGCGGCCGTCGCGCGGGCCCAGGAAGGTGACGAGGCCGCCTTCGCGGTCGCCTACCGGATCGTGCAGCCCGGTCTGCTGGGCTATCTGCGCGGGCTCGTCGGCGACGACGCCGAGGACGTCGCCTCGGACGCCTGGCTGGAGATAGCCCGCGACCTGCGGCGCTTCCGGGGCGACGGGGCGGGCTTCCGGGGCTGGACGGCGACGATCGGCCGGCACCGGGCGCTGGACCATCTGCGGCGCCAGAAGGTGCGCCCCCGGCCGACCGCACTCGAACAGGACGTACTGGACCTGCCCGGCCCGCACTCCACGCCCGACCAGGCGCTGGAGACGCTGTCCACGGAGGCCGCCCTGGCGCTGGTCTCGGGGCTGCCGCGCGACCAGGCCGAGGCCGTGCTCCTGCGGGTCGTCGTCGGCCTCGACGGGCCGTCCGCCGCCCGGGTCCTCGGCAAGCGGCCGGGCGCGGTGCGTACGGCGACGTACCGGGGGCTCAAGCGGCTGGCGCGGCAGCTCGGAGCCGACGGTGTGACGGATGAAGCGCCCAGGGCGCTGGGGGAGTCGACATGA
- a CDS encoding RNA polymerase sigma factor: protein MLGDDAELTAAVRAAQVGDETAFRTVYRAVHPRLLGYVRTLVGDPDAEDVASEAWLQIARDLERFDGDADRFRGWAARIARNRALDHIRMRGRRPAVGGDETELTGRPAESDTAGEAMEALATDSTLSLIARLPQDQAEAVVLRVVVGLDAKSAAETLGKRPGAVRTAAHRGLRRLAELLGGDPESGGGLDALPPQREPRGHAVTSASVTHTRARTQKDM, encoded by the coding sequence GTGCTGGGGGACGACGCGGAGCTGACCGCCGCGGTACGTGCGGCACAGGTCGGGGACGAGACCGCGTTCCGGACCGTGTACCGCGCGGTGCATCCGCGCCTGCTGGGATACGTGCGGACACTGGTCGGCGATCCGGACGCCGAGGACGTGGCCTCCGAGGCCTGGCTCCAGATAGCCCGTGACCTGGAACGGTTCGACGGCGACGCCGACCGGTTCCGCGGCTGGGCCGCCCGCATCGCCCGCAACCGCGCGCTGGACCACATCCGGATGCGCGGGCGCCGGCCCGCGGTCGGCGGCGACGAGACGGAACTGACCGGCAGGCCCGCCGAGTCCGACACCGCGGGCGAGGCCATGGAGGCCCTGGCCACCGACAGCACCCTCTCCCTCATCGCCCGGCTGCCCCAGGACCAGGCCGAGGCCGTGGTGCTGCGCGTGGTGGTGGGTCTCGACGCCAAGAGCGCCGCCGAGACGCTGGGCAAGCGGCCGGGCGCCGTCCGCACCGCGGCGCACCGCGGACTGCGGCGCCTGGCCGAACTGCTCGGCGGCGATCCGGAATCGGGCGGCGGGCTCGACGCCCTGCCGCCCCAGCGAGAACCGCGCGGCCACGCGGTGACGTCCGCGAGTGTGACGCATACGCGTGCGCGGACGCAGAAGGACATGTGA
- a CDS encoding L,D-transpeptidase family protein — protein sequence MRTTGMGSAGSAGRAAAVAVGTVLAVVGCTVQGTGADGEGHSPVRIDVTGAPSKDTRGSGPSGAPPARAGSRVLWTRGDTGRDVRELQARLRQVEWLVDGPTGTYDDLTERAVSGFQGKRGLPRTGRTDSVTWQRLLGMTREPGKWELYLMGGQPAAAPDPRCLTGRVLCVSKSSRTLRWMVDGRTLSTLPVRFGSQYTPTREGVFHVYWKSRHHVSTLYDSAMPYAMFFSGGQAVHYSEDFAAHGYAGASHGCVNVRDEAAIADLYAQVRNGDKVVVHR from the coding sequence ATGCGTACGACGGGCATGGGGAGCGCGGGGAGTGCCGGGAGGGCGGCCGCCGTCGCCGTCGGGACCGTGCTGGCGGTGGTCGGCTGCACCGTGCAGGGCACCGGTGCCGACGGCGAGGGGCACTCGCCGGTGCGCATAGACGTCACCGGCGCGCCGTCGAAGGACACGCGGGGGTCCGGCCCGTCCGGTGCGCCGCCCGCCCGTGCCGGGTCCCGGGTGCTGTGGACGCGGGGCGACACCGGCCGGGACGTGCGGGAACTGCAGGCGCGGCTGCGTCAGGTGGAGTGGCTCGTGGACGGCCCGACCGGGACGTACGACGACCTGACCGAGCGCGCGGTGAGCGGCTTCCAGGGCAAGCGCGGACTCCCCAGGACGGGGCGGACCGACAGCGTCACCTGGCAGCGGCTGCTCGGGATGACGCGCGAACCGGGCAAGTGGGAGCTGTACCTGATGGGCGGGCAGCCGGCCGCAGCGCCCGACCCGCGCTGTCTGACCGGCCGGGTCCTGTGCGTCAGCAAGTCGAGCCGGACGCTGCGCTGGATGGTCGACGGACGGACCCTCTCGACGCTGCCGGTGCGGTTCGGCTCGCAGTACACCCCGACCCGCGAGGGCGTGTTCCACGTCTACTGGAAGTCGCGCCACCATGTCTCGACGCTCTACGACTCGGCCATGCCGTACGCGATGTTCTTCAGCGGCGGACAGGCCGTCCACTACTCCGAGGACTTCGCCGCCCACGGCTACGCGGGCGCCTCGCACGGCTGCGTCAACGTGCGGGACGAGGCGGCGATCGCGGACCTCTACGCCCAGGTGCGCAACGGCGACAAGGTCGTCGTACACCGCTGA
- a CDS encoding acyl-CoA mutase large subunit family protein has product MARESGSARSTESGLPIEPVYGPEAQADWDPAEKLGEPGKYPFTRGVYPSMYTGRPWTMRQYAGFGTATESNARYKQLIANGTMGLSVAFDLPTQMGHDSDAPIASGEVGKVGVAIDSVDDMRVLFDGIPLDQVSTSMTINAPASLLLLLYQLVAEEQGVSADRLTGTIQNDVLKEYIARGTYIFPPKPSLRLIADIFKYCRAEIPKWNTISISGYHMAEAGASPAQEIAFTLADGIEYVRTAVAAGMDVDDFAPRLSFFFVARTTILEEVAKFRAARRIWARVMREEFGAKNPKSLMLRFHTQTAGVQLTAQQPEVNLVRVAVQGLGAVLGGTQSLHTNSFDEAIALPTDKSARLALRTQQVLAYETDVTATVDPFAGSYVVEKMTDDVEAAALELMRKVEDLGGAVNAIEHGFQKSEIERSAYRIAQETDSGERVVVGVNRFQLDEEEPYEPLRVDPAIEAQQAARLAALRAERDRRAVDTALAALKKAAEGEDNVLYPMKDALRARATVGEVCNALREVWGTYVPSDAF; this is encoded by the coding sequence ATGGCGCGCGAGTCGGGCAGCGCCCGATCCACCGAGAGCGGACTGCCCATCGAACCCGTCTACGGGCCCGAGGCCCAGGCGGACTGGGACCCGGCCGAGAAGCTGGGCGAGCCGGGGAAGTACCCCTTCACCCGGGGTGTCTACCCGTCGATGTACACCGGCCGGCCGTGGACGATGCGCCAGTACGCCGGTTTCGGCACGGCGACGGAGTCCAACGCCCGCTACAAGCAGCTCATCGCCAACGGCACGATGGGTCTGTCGGTCGCCTTCGACCTGCCCACCCAGATGGGCCACGACTCCGACGCGCCGATCGCGAGCGGCGAGGTCGGCAAGGTGGGCGTGGCCATCGACTCGGTCGACGACATGCGGGTGCTGTTCGACGGCATCCCGCTGGACCAGGTCTCGACGTCGATGACCATCAACGCCCCCGCCTCCCTGCTGCTCCTGCTCTACCAACTGGTCGCCGAGGAGCAGGGCGTCAGCGCCGACCGGCTCACCGGCACGATCCAGAACGACGTGCTGAAGGAGTACATCGCGCGCGGGACGTACATCTTCCCGCCCAAGCCCTCGCTGCGGCTGATCGCGGACATCTTCAAGTACTGCCGGGCCGAGATCCCGAAGTGGAACACCATCTCGATCTCCGGCTACCACATGGCCGAGGCGGGTGCCTCGCCCGCGCAGGAGATCGCCTTCACCCTCGCGGACGGCATCGAGTACGTGCGCACGGCGGTCGCGGCCGGCATGGACGTCGACGACTTCGCGCCCCGCCTGTCCTTCTTCTTCGTGGCCCGCACGACGATCCTGGAGGAGGTCGCCAAGTTCCGCGCGGCCCGCCGGATCTGGGCGCGGGTGATGCGCGAGGAGTTCGGCGCGAAGAACCCCAAGTCGCTGATGCTGCGCTTCCACACGCAGACGGCCGGGGTGCAGCTGACCGCCCAGCAGCCCGAGGTCAACCTGGTCCGCGTCGCCGTGCAGGGTCTCGGCGCGGTGCTCGGCGGCACGCAGTCCCTGCACACCAACTCGTTCGACGAGGCCATCGCGCTGCCGACCGACAAGTCCGCGCGCCTCGCCCTGCGCACCCAGCAGGTGCTCGCCTACGAGACGGACGTGACGGCGACCGTCGACCCGTTCGCCGGGTCCTACGTCGTCGAGAAGATGACCGACGACGTCGAGGCGGCGGCGCTCGAGCTGATGCGGAAGGTCGAGGACCTCGGCGGTGCGGTCAACGCCATCGAGCACGGCTTCCAGAAGAGCGAGATCGAGCGCAGCGCCTACCGCATCGCCCAGGAGACCGACTCCGGCGAGCGGGTCGTGGTCGGCGTCAACCGCTTCCAGCTCGACGAGGAGGAACCGTACGAGCCGCTCCGCGTCGACCCCGCCATCGAGGCCCAGCAGGCCGCACGCCTCGCCGCCCTCCGCGCGGAGCGCGACCGGCGGGCGGTGGACACCGCGCTCGCGGCGCTGAAGAAGGCCGCCGAGGGCGAGGACAACGTCCTGTACCCGATGAAGGACGCGCTGCGGGCGCGGGCGACGGTGGGCGAGGTGTGCAACGCGCTGCGGGAGGTCTGGGGGACGTACGTGCCCTCGGACGCCTTCTGA